From Deinococcus yavapaiensis KR-236, a single genomic window includes:
- a CDS encoding winged helix-turn-helix transcriptional regulator produces the protein MAYGSDIERRPECAVERTVGIIGAKWTTLILRELLGGTKRFGELKSALAGISPKTLSDRLRTLEAQGIVTREVFPEVPPRVEYTLTPRGHSLGDIIAAMAKWGAQDRDNVARVD, from the coding sequence ATGGCGTACGGCTCGGACATCGAACGGCGGCCCGAGTGCGCGGTCGAACGCACCGTGGGCATCATCGGCGCGAAGTGGACGACCTTGATTCTGCGCGAGCTTTTGGGAGGCACGAAGCGCTTCGGCGAGCTCAAGAGCGCCCTCGCGGGCATCAGTCCCAAGACGCTTTCCGACCGCTTGAGGACGCTCGAAGCACAAGGCATCGTGACGCGCGAAGTCTTCCCGGAGGTGCCGCCGCGCGTCGAGTACACGCTCACGCCGCGCGGCCACAGCCTCGGCGACATCATCGCCGCGATGGCGAAGTGGGGCGCGCAGGACCGGGACAACGTCGCCCGCGTGGATTGA
- a CDS encoding TrmH family RNA methyltransferase: MRELTSPQNPEIKAVARLKERRDREREGRFLVEGTRELQRAVRGGVALETVYVCEALLRPEGREFAATLSVPTVRVSPDAFAKLSVRENPDGLIGVAPARATSTPSLPRDALVLVLVGLEKPGNLGALLRTADGVGVDLVLLAGRGVDLHNPNVIRASQGSVFTVPTAVMTDDEALAFLGAQSVRAFALTPEADDVYWRADLTGRAALVLGTEHEGLPPRWKAAATRGLSIPMRGEADSLNVATAGALVLYEALRQRSTRS; this comes from the coding sequence ATGCGTGAGCTCACGAGTCCTCAGAACCCGGAAATCAAGGCGGTCGCGCGCCTCAAGGAGCGGCGCGACCGCGAACGCGAAGGTCGCTTTCTCGTGGAGGGCACGCGCGAGTTGCAACGCGCCGTGCGCGGAGGCGTGGCCCTCGAGACGGTCTACGTCTGCGAGGCGTTGCTGCGCCCGGAAGGACGCGAATTCGCGGCGACGCTGTCGGTGCCGACCGTACGTGTTTCGCCGGACGCGTTCGCGAAACTGTCCGTTCGAGAGAACCCGGACGGTCTGATCGGCGTGGCCCCCGCGCGGGCGACATCCACGCCGAGCTTGCCTCGAGACGCGCTCGTCCTCGTGCTCGTGGGCTTGGAGAAGCCCGGCAACCTCGGAGCGCTTCTGCGCACGGCGGACGGCGTGGGCGTCGATCTCGTGCTGCTCGCGGGCAGAGGCGTGGATCTGCACAACCCGAACGTCATTCGCGCTTCGCAAGGCAGCGTGTTTACCGTGCCGACCGCCGTGATGACCGACGACGAGGCCCTCGCGTTCTTGGGCGCCCAGAGTGTTCGCGCGTTCGCCCTCACCCCCGAGGCGGACGACGTGTACTGGCGCGCGGACCTCACGGGCCGCGCGGCCCTGGTGCTCGGCACGGAACACGAAGGCTTGCCGCCGCGCTGGAAAGCGGCGGCGACGCGCGGATTGTCCATTCCGATGCGCGGCGAGGCCGACAGCCTCAACGTGGCGACCGCAGGCGCGCTCGTGCTGTACGAAGCGCTGCGGCAACGGAGCACGCGTTCGTGA
- a CDS encoding MSCRAMM family protein, with the protein MSITPRDRTRRPNLIKGMLAAGTLTLLSACGQSSLTSSSAPNGSSASAARDPSPIVALADISPAADPDSVSFTLEGCRNNGTITLPNSGGKFICPDGAYTTGNLGKGWNELDLVPYRVTAKAGNSAPSSQTYTVSIVVDNEDAGKPGYDVLSVPVLNTALSSPSGCSVATVDDPAKILTPGLGGIDKSLYRRMNVTQARNTTCVYDYYARLALGSHLFPGSSLHANLANKVLGTAGIGSKDVSIPVKEILPQELRKDMSATQGTDSVWNVTKAATPASVLFPDTCDVNAPRSKPVSIRVTWTKGAPTPSGQVTVTTNIYAKNPASRLITVNVSDVIRSGTSVLDTISTAMGGVDVAANTELLVLTHSFLVPAGTADLNDIATASYTDKVTGVAVPGTTTATASATVQSNGTSTNQTASVSDVESLVGAGFTFSTDSFAFTPTGPSGSFSSYTAGTATSGPVTWTSGTLSAGGYVDFSKTVYVAAGGVSSTGTLSDTATLTTSGSVTANASASVNISSDARVKLTIDKTIPNVLSGNETQTFTFRVYDASNVEVATPTISFAAGETSKSVTVSNLAPGTYTVKEDAATGWAAQSDQTAAIALPSCSGSVSFANVVPPASAKVRKVTLPAGSEAGWEMTLTGPGTPAGGEKVTTTGTGSVTFTTALQEGSYTITETSKTGFDQTSASTECSFTVNYPADAARVFDCVFTNTKRGTIIVEKQTNPDGASGTFAFTGTAAGSIGDGQTIVVSNLAPGTYTSTEAVPAGWDLSSIVCDDNASATASSGSVSTKTATFKLDAGETVKCVFTNLKLPKLTVVKVVNNDFGGTKGVSDFTLKVNSTNVTSGVTNTYPVGNYTVSEATPLPYGYTQDSIVCVNNLTNATTNGGAVNLAAGDDKTCTITNSDSPATIVIVKYATPANGSFAFTTTGSGYTAGFTLTGATTGDTNKNVTTNLGAGTYKATENTQLGWYLTAIGGSNDPTTPDACMVSGQGGSTGQGDLNTQTATINLKMGDTVTCVFENTGQGVTRTQGFWSTHPNLALIAWTGGALGKNSFPGVTSISGIGDMALCGKPVVAGSLTVTGSSDLMGGFWSGISKTSQNKSRSALDQSRMQLLQQLLAAELNASAFGSVPSGGMGKFAAWEAAYCGTNATAMQKAQQEAANFNQNGDSGTFTPGTAANSKLARAIANYVRWDSLP; encoded by the coding sequence ATGTCGATCACACCAAGGGACAGGACACGTCGACCCAACCTCATCAAAGGCATGCTCGCCGCCGGAACGCTGACATTGCTGAGCGCCTGCGGTCAATCGAGTCTGACCAGCAGTTCCGCGCCGAACGGAAGCTCGGCGAGCGCCGCGCGCGACCCCAGCCCGATCGTCGCGCTCGCCGACATTTCACCTGCCGCCGACCCGGATTCGGTGAGCTTCACCTTGGAAGGATGCCGCAACAACGGCACGATCACCCTGCCCAACTCGGGCGGGAAGTTCATCTGCCCCGACGGTGCCTACACGACTGGCAACCTCGGCAAAGGTTGGAACGAACTCGACCTCGTGCCGTACCGCGTGACCGCCAAGGCGGGAAACTCGGCCCCCAGCAGCCAGACGTACACCGTGTCGATCGTCGTCGACAACGAGGACGCCGGCAAACCCGGCTACGACGTGCTGTCGGTTCCGGTGCTCAACACCGCCTTGTCGAGCCCCTCGGGCTGCTCGGTCGCCACCGTCGACGATCCCGCGAAGATCCTCACGCCCGGCTTGGGCGGGATCGACAAGTCGCTGTACCGCCGCATGAACGTCACGCAGGCCAGGAACACGACCTGCGTGTACGACTACTACGCTCGCCTCGCGCTCGGATCGCACCTCTTCCCCGGCTCGTCGCTGCACGCGAACTTGGCGAACAAGGTCTTGGGAACGGCCGGAATCGGGTCGAAGGACGTGTCGATTCCCGTCAAGGAGATCTTGCCGCAAGAACTGCGCAAGGACATGAGCGCCACCCAAGGCACCGACTCGGTGTGGAACGTCACCAAGGCCGCGACCCCGGCGAGCGTGCTGTTCCCCGACACGTGCGACGTCAACGCTCCGCGCAGCAAGCCCGTGTCGATTCGGGTCACTTGGACGAAAGGAGCGCCGACGCCCAGCGGCCAAGTCACGGTGACGACCAACATCTATGCCAAGAACCCCGCCAGCCGCTTGATCACGGTCAACGTGAGCGACGTGATTCGTTCCGGCACCAGCGTCCTCGACACGATCAGCACCGCGATGGGCGGAGTGGATGTCGCCGCGAACACCGAGCTGTTGGTACTCACGCACAGCTTCCTCGTTCCGGCGGGCACCGCCGACCTCAATGACATCGCCACCGCCAGCTACACCGACAAGGTGACCGGCGTCGCCGTTCCCGGCACGACCACCGCGACTGCCAGCGCGACCGTGCAAAGCAACGGGACTTCCACCAACCAGACGGCCAGCGTCTCCGACGTGGAAAGCCTCGTCGGCGCGGGCTTCACGTTCTCCACCGACTCATTCGCCTTCACCCCGACCGGCCCGAGCGGCTCGTTCTCGAGCTACACCGCTGGCACCGCGACTTCCGGCCCCGTCACTTGGACGTCGGGCACTTTGAGCGCGGGCGGCTACGTCGACTTCAGCAAGACCGTGTACGTCGCGGCCGGAGGCGTCAGCAGCACCGGAACGCTGAGCGACACCGCGACCCTGACCACGTCGGGCAGCGTCACGGCAAACGCGTCGGCCAGCGTCAACATCTCGTCGGACGCGCGCGTCAAGCTCACGATCGACAAGACGATTCCGAACGTGCTGAGCGGCAACGAGACGCAGACGTTCACCTTCCGCGTGTACGACGCGTCCAACGTCGAGGTCGCCACTCCGACCATCTCCTTCGCCGCCGGTGAAACCAGCAAGTCGGTCACGGTCTCGAACCTGGCTCCCGGCACCTACACCGTCAAGGAAGACGCCGCGACAGGCTGGGCCGCTCAAAGCGACCAGACCGCCGCCATCGCCTTGCCGTCCTGCTCGGGCAGCGTGAGCTTCGCCAACGTCGTTCCTCCGGCCAGTGCCAAGGTCCGCAAGGTCACCTTGCCCGCCGGGTCCGAAGCAGGCTGGGAAATGACCCTGACGGGCCCCGGCACTCCGGCAGGTGGCGAAAAGGTCACGACGACCGGCACGGGCTCCGTGACCTTCACGACCGCTTTGCAAGAAGGCAGCTACACCATCACGGAAACGTCCAAGACGGGCTTCGACCAAACGAGCGCGTCCACCGAGTGCAGCTTCACCGTGAATTACCCGGCCGACGCCGCCCGCGTGTTCGACTGCGTCTTCACCAACACGAAGCGCGGCACCATCATCGTCGAGAAGCAGACCAATCCGGACGGAGCCTCGGGCACCTTCGCCTTCACGGGCACGGCGGCGGGCTCCATCGGTGACGGCCAAACCATCGTGGTGAGCAACTTGGCGCCCGGCACGTACACCTCGACCGAAGCCGTCCCGGCCGGTTGGGACTTGAGCAGCATCGTCTGTGACGACAATGCCAGCGCGACGGCCAGCAGCGGCAGCGTGAGCACCAAGACCGCCACCTTCAAGCTCGACGCGGGCGAAACCGTGAAGTGCGTCTTCACCAACCTCAAGCTGCCGAAGCTGACCGTGGTCAAGGTCGTGAACAACGACTTCGGCGGCACCAAGGGCGTCAGCGACTTCACGTTGAAGGTGAACTCGACCAACGTGACGAGCGGCGTGACGAACACCTACCCGGTGGGCAACTACACCGTGAGCGAAGCCACGCCGTTGCCCTACGGCTACACGCAGGACAGCATCGTGTGCGTGAACAACCTGACGAACGCGACGACGAACGGCGGCGCGGTGAACTTGGCGGCAGGTGACGACAAGACCTGCACCATCACCAACAGCGACTCGCCCGCCACGATCGTGATCGTCAAGTACGCTACGCCTGCCAACGGCAGCTTCGCCTTCACGACGACCGGCAGCGGCTACACCGCCGGCTTCACCCTCACCGGCGCGACGACCGGCGACACGAACAAGAACGTTACGACGAACCTCGGCGCGGGAACCTACAAGGCGACCGAGAACACGCAACTCGGCTGGTACCTCACCGCCATTGGCGGATCGAACGACCCGACCACGCCCGACGCCTGCATGGTCAGCGGTCAAGGCGGCAGCACGGGCCAAGGCGACCTGAACACCCAGACGGCCACCATCAACCTGAAGATGGGCGACACCGTCACCTGCGTGTTCGAGAACACCGGCCAAGGCGTGACGCGTACGCAAGGCTTCTGGTCGACGCACCCCAACTTGGCGCTCATCGCGTGGACGGGCGGCGCGCTCGGCAAGAACAGCTTCCCCGGCGTCACCTCGATCTCCGGAATCGGCGACATGGCGCTTTGCGGCAAGCCGGTCGTGGCGGGAAGCTTGACGGTCACCGGTTCTTCCGACCTCATGGGCGGCTTCTGGAGCGGGATCTCGAAGACGAGCCAGAACAAGTCGCGCTCGGCGCTCGACCAATCACGCATGCAGCTCTTGCAGCAACTGCTCGCCGCTGAACTCAACGCGTCGGCGTTCGGCAGCGTCCCGAGCGGCGGCATGGGCAAGTTCGCCGCCTGGGAAGCGGCGTACTGCGGCACGAACGCCACGGCCATGCAAAAAGCCCAGCAGGAAGCGGCCAACTTCAACCAAAACGGCGACAGCGGAACATTCACTCCCGGCACGGCGGCCAACAGCAAACTTGCCCGCGCGATCGCCAATTACGTACGCTGGGACAGCTTGCCGTAA
- the typA gene encoding translational GTPase TypA, translating into MEYRNIAIIAHVDHGKTTLVDGLLKQTLELKHGEEIAERAMDSNALEKERGITILAKNTAVEYKGVKINIVDTPGHADFGGEVERVLGMVDGCLLLVDAAEGPMPQTRFVLRKAIELGLKPIVVINKIDRQDARPEEVVNLTFDLMAELGASDDQLDFPIIYAIARDGKAYTNIEAPQDDMHELFETVLEHIPAPDVDLEAPFQMLVTNLDYSEYLGRIVVGRVKRGKVKRGEFVNLMHKDGTMTKVRVVQPFTHFGLRRIEADQVGAGDIVALAGIEDAQIGETVADLADPEALPIITVDEPTVSMVFQPNTSPFAGKEGKYVTSRHLNDRLKKEVMTNVSLRVDEIRPDEFKVSGRGELHLSILLETMRREGYEVQVGAPQVITRDIDGVKHEPIEHLVLDVPEQFSSTVIGVLSSRKGQLVNMEPQGTRVRIEFKIPSRALFGFRTQFLSMTQGEGIMSHIFDGYAPWAGELKTRQNGSLVAMEDGNAFAYSIFKLQDRGTFFIDPGTDVYVGMIVGENAREQDMNVNVNKNKKLTNVRSAGADEALTLIPPRRLSLEDALEYIADDELVEITPQSIRLRKKVLNPSFRK; encoded by the coding sequence ATGGAATACCGGAATATCGCGATCATCGCGCACGTCGACCACGGAAAGACGACGCTCGTCGACGGCCTGTTGAAGCAAACCCTCGAACTCAAGCACGGCGAGGAGATCGCCGAGCGCGCCATGGACTCGAACGCCCTCGAGAAAGAACGCGGCATCACGATCCTCGCGAAGAACACCGCCGTCGAGTACAAGGGCGTCAAGATCAACATCGTCGACACCCCCGGCCACGCCGACTTCGGCGGCGAAGTCGAGCGCGTCCTCGGCATGGTCGACGGATGCCTCCTGCTCGTCGACGCCGCCGAGGGCCCGATGCCCCAGACGCGCTTCGTGCTGCGCAAGGCGATCGAACTCGGCCTCAAGCCCATCGTCGTCATCAACAAGATCGACCGACAGGACGCCCGCCCCGAGGAAGTCGTGAACCTCACGTTCGACCTCATGGCGGAACTCGGCGCGAGCGACGACCAGCTCGACTTCCCGATCATCTACGCGATCGCGCGTGACGGCAAGGCGTACACGAACATCGAGGCGCCTCAAGACGACATGCACGAGCTGTTCGAGACCGTGCTCGAGCACATCCCCGCGCCCGACGTCGACCTCGAAGCGCCCTTCCAGATGCTCGTCACGAACCTCGACTACTCCGAGTACCTCGGTCGCATCGTCGTGGGCCGCGTCAAGCGCGGCAAGGTGAAGCGCGGCGAGTTCGTCAACTTGATGCACAAGGACGGCACGATGACGAAGGTGCGCGTCGTGCAGCCGTTCACGCACTTCGGCTTGCGGCGCATCGAAGCCGATCAAGTCGGCGCGGGCGACATCGTGGCCCTCGCGGGCATCGAGGACGCGCAGATCGGCGAGACGGTCGCCGATCTCGCCGATCCCGAGGCCTTGCCGATCATCACCGTGGACGAACCGACCGTGTCCATGGTCTTCCAGCCGAACACCTCGCCCTTCGCGGGCAAGGAAGGCAAGTACGTCACGAGCCGTCACCTCAACGACCGCCTGAAGAAGGAAGTCATGACGAACGTGTCGTTGCGCGTCGACGAGATTCGCCCGGACGAGTTCAAGGTGTCGGGCCGCGGCGAACTGCACCTCTCGATCTTGCTCGAGACAATGCGCCGCGAAGGCTACGAAGTGCAAGTCGGCGCGCCGCAAGTCATCACGCGCGACATCGACGGCGTGAAGCACGAGCCGATCGAACACCTCGTCCTCGATGTGCCCGAGCAGTTCTCCAGCACCGTCATCGGCGTGCTCTCCAGCCGTAAGGGTCAACTCGTGAACATGGAGCCGCAAGGCACCCGCGTGCGCATCGAGTTCAAGATCCCGTCGCGCGCCTTGTTCGGCTTCCGCACGCAATTCCTCTCCATGACGCAAGGCGAAGGTATCATGAGCCACATCTTCGACGGCTACGCGCCGTGGGCAGGCGAACTCAAGACGCGCCAGAACGGCAGCCTCGTCGCCATGGAAGACGGAAACGCCTTCGCGTACTCCATCTTCAAGCTGCAAGACCGCGGCACCTTCTTCATCGACCCCGGCACGGACGTCTACGTCGGCATGATCGTCGGTGAGAACGCGCGCGAGCAGGACATGAACGTGAACGTCAACAAGAACAAGAAGCTCACGAACGTCCGCTCGGCGGGCGCCGACGAAGCGCTGACCTTGATTCCGCCGCGTCGCCTGTCGCTGGAGGACGCGCTGGAGTACATCGCGGACGACGAACTCGTCGAGATCACCCCGCAGTCGATTCGCCTTCGCAAGAAGGTCCTCAATCCCAGCTTCCGCAAGTAA
- a CDS encoding MFS transporter produces the protein MRGPFSRSSSVLFGFYALLGFVDASFGVAYHTLLQKYNLDMAALAAALLWGTAAALPLLWYGGRLLGPRSKRSALRLVGLAVPLLAWSILLAPSAAVFLVGVAGLLVVTALLDMSASGAALDLEASGRPPLLGRVQSGFAVGAVSGALLGGLLVEANLGVLLGAFVTVVAAPLLLGSRALPKGGRIVSSANGAPKVASRLTLAVIGGAALVAYYAEGMMQSWSATFLQRDLGASANAAGLLAGAYYVAFGVGAALSCVARRTWGTRGSLRLLAIGAASCAVALVNASEWSLAALALLGLGVTIAGLIPILLSWGANAGLGAGAAGFVSTFAYAGMLLEPLAVRFSGDSLRPVLLTLPPLLLLVAGATFLKPAEKAVLLPAGD, from the coding sequence ATGCGAGGACCGTTCTCGCGAAGTTCGTCGGTGCTGTTCGGCTTTTACGCTCTTCTCGGGTTCGTCGACGCCAGTTTCGGAGTCGCGTACCACACCTTGTTGCAGAAGTACAACTTGGACATGGCAGCGCTCGCCGCCGCCCTCCTGTGGGGTACCGCGGCGGCGTTGCCTCTTTTATGGTACGGAGGTCGCCTGCTCGGTCCGCGCTCCAAGCGGTCGGCGCTGCGACTCGTCGGACTCGCCGTGCCCCTCCTCGCGTGGTCGATCCTGCTCGCGCCGAGCGCGGCCGTGTTCCTCGTCGGCGTGGCAGGTCTGCTCGTCGTGACGGCCCTGCTCGACATGAGCGCGAGCGGCGCCGCGCTCGACTTGGAGGCGAGCGGACGCCCGCCGCTGTTGGGCCGCGTGCAGTCAGGCTTCGCGGTGGGCGCCGTGAGCGGCGCGCTGCTCGGCGGACTGCTCGTCGAGGCGAACTTGGGCGTGCTGCTGGGCGCGTTCGTCACCGTCGTCGCCGCGCCGTTGCTGCTCGGTTCGCGGGCCTTACCGAAAGGCGGGCGGATCGTTTCGAGCGCGAACGGGGCGCCGAAGGTCGCGTCGCGTCTCACGCTCGCCGTCATCGGCGGGGCGGCCCTCGTCGCGTACTACGCCGAGGGAATGATGCAGTCTTGGAGCGCGACCTTTTTGCAGCGCGACCTCGGCGCGAGCGCGAACGCAGCGGGCTTGCTGGCGGGCGCGTACTACGTCGCGTTCGGCGTCGGAGCGGCGCTGTCGTGCGTGGCGCGGCGAACGTGGGGCACGCGGGGTTCGCTCCGTCTCCTCGCGATCGGAGCGGCGTCGTGCGCCGTGGCGCTCGTCAACGCGTCGGAGTGGTCGCTCGCCGCGCTCGCGTTGCTGGGGCTGGGCGTGACGATCGCCGGGTTGATTCCGATCCTGCTGTCGTGGGGAGCGAACGCGGGGCTGGGCGCAGGCGCGGCGGGCTTCGTGTCGACCTTCGCGTACGCGGGCATGCTGCTCGAACCGCTCGCCGTGCGCTTCAGCGGCGACTCGTTGCGGCCCGTGCTGCTGACGCTGCCACCGCTGTTGTTGCTCGTGGCGGGCGCGACGTTCTTGAAGCCCGCCGAGAAGGCGGTGCTGCTTCCCGCGGGGGACTGA
- a CDS encoding LysR family transcriptional regulator: MIDFVIDAASSAIPQLSSVQLLVVVRVAELGSFGEAAAQLGVAQSSVSRAVQAAEVELGAVLFERGRFGARPTVAGTRVVAHARRALDALEAMRRHGGEAVAGELRIAGCRSALRHLVTPELATLGRTYPEVRLVVRDTSGEHDEIEALVASGEADIGLGRLPMRPELVSTPLVDDEYLVVTSDGAPPLATWDALLAAPFVVCEEDCAPFVAAHVHAHTGRRLEPSVRLRDPHVALGLVAQGQGFTVLSRLVLEPFVPGVRGASLPAPLWRTLGAVVRPQAQGSPLVDVFRTAVLAPSLARLRRGGLARELRFPAGR; encoded by the coding sequence GTGATCGACTTCGTGATCGACGCGGCGAGCTCCGCCATTCCTCAATTGTCGAGCGTGCAACTTCTGGTCGTCGTGCGCGTCGCCGAGCTCGGAAGTTTCGGGGAGGCGGCGGCGCAACTCGGCGTCGCGCAGTCGAGCGTGAGCCGAGCGGTGCAAGCGGCGGAAGTCGAGCTTGGCGCGGTTCTCTTCGAGCGTGGCCGCTTCGGCGCGCGACCGACCGTCGCCGGGACGCGCGTCGTGGCGCACGCTCGAAGAGCGCTCGACGCGTTGGAAGCCATGAGGCGTCATGGCGGCGAAGCGGTGGCGGGCGAATTGAGGATCGCGGGCTGCCGCAGCGCCCTGCGGCACCTCGTGACGCCCGAGTTGGCGACGCTGGGGCGGACGTACCCCGAGGTGCGGCTCGTCGTGCGCGACACGTCGGGCGAGCACGACGAGATCGAGGCGCTCGTCGCGAGCGGCGAGGCGGACATCGGTTTGGGGCGCTTGCCGATGCGGCCCGAACTCGTCTCGACGCCACTCGTGGACGACGAGTACCTCGTCGTGACGTCCGACGGCGCGCCGCCCTTGGCGACGTGGGACGCCCTGCTCGCCGCGCCGTTCGTGGTGTGCGAGGAAGACTGCGCGCCGTTCGTTGCCGCGCACGTGCACGCGCACACGGGGCGACGTCTGGAGCCGAGCGTCAGGCTACGAGATCCGCACGTCGCGCTCGGTCTCGTCGCGCAAGGGCAAGGATTCACGGTGCTGTCGCGCCTCGTGCTGGAGCCCTTCGTGCCAGGAGTCCGGGGAGCGTCGCTTCCGGCGCCGTTGTGGCGAACGCTGGGGGCGGTGGTTCGTCCGCAAGCGCAAGGGTCGCCGCTCGTCGACGTCTTTCGCACCGCCGTGCTCGCGCCGTCCCTGGCGAGATTGCGGCGCGGCGGGCTCGCGCGCGAGTTGCGCTTCCCGGCGGGCCGCTAG
- the truD gene encoding tRNA pseudouridine(13) synthase TruD, with amino-acid sequence MSFSFDWSTLTPLTRTLGTGGVLRTEPDDFVVEEVPLYTPSGEGEHVYVRLRKTGHTTAFVAKEIARQLDVKLERIGIAGLKDRHAVTTQWLSLPDKAERRLERFSMEGVDVLEVARHGNKLGIGHLRGNRFTVRVRGARGEETVATAILDELVRRGVPNYFGPQRFGLGGLNAEEGLRVLRGESRTRDPRVRRFLVSSVQSVLFNAWLSARMERGWFDAVLRGDMAKKHDTGGVFRVEDAAAESERAARGEISATGTLFGRKVKPLTDEAGDLEREILDRFGLTPEVFASRRGDRRLSRVFLEDARVASAEDGFTVSFFLPRGSFATSVLREVMKVDVDVAGGANEDDAHGEDDVE; translated from the coding sequence ATGTCCTTCTCGTTCGACTGGTCCACCTTGACGCCCCTCACTCGCACGCTCGGCACGGGCGGCGTCCTGCGCACCGAGCCCGACGATTTCGTCGTGGAGGAAGTGCCGCTGTACACGCCGAGCGGTGAAGGCGAACACGTGTACGTCCGCCTGCGCAAGACGGGTCACACGACGGCGTTCGTCGCCAAGGAGATCGCTCGGCAACTCGACGTGAAGCTCGAACGCATCGGAATCGCGGGCCTGAAGGATCGTCACGCCGTCACGACGCAGTGGCTGAGCTTGCCCGACAAGGCCGAGCGTCGCCTCGAACGGTTCTCGATGGAAGGCGTGGACGTCTTGGAGGTCGCGCGGCACGGCAACAAGCTCGGCATCGGACATCTGCGCGGCAATCGCTTCACGGTGCGAGTTCGCGGCGCGCGAGGCGAAGAGACCGTCGCGACGGCGATTCTCGACGAGCTCGTGCGGCGCGGCGTCCCGAATTACTTCGGACCGCAACGCTTCGGCTTGGGCGGCCTCAACGCCGAGGAGGGATTGCGCGTGCTGCGCGGCGAGTCGCGCACTCGCGATCCGCGCGTGCGACGCTTTCTCGTGTCGAGCGTGCAAAGCGTGCTGTTCAATGCCTGGCTCTCGGCGCGCATGGAGCGCGGATGGTTCGACGCGGTGCTGAGGGGCGACATGGCCAAGAAGCACGACACGGGCGGAGTCTTCCGCGTGGAGGACGCCGCCGCCGAGTCCGAGCGCGCGGCACGCGGAGAGATCAGCGCGACGGGCACCCTCTTCGGGCGAAAGGTGAAGCCGTTGACGGACGAAGCGGGCGACTTGGAGCGCGAGATTCTGGACCGATTCGGCTTGACGCCCGAGGTGTTCGCGTCGCGCCGCGGAGACCGCCGCTTGTCCCGGGTGTTTTTGGAGGACGCGCGCGTGGCGTCCGCCGAGGACGGTTTCACGGTGTCGTTCTTCTTGCCGCGCGGCAGTTTCGCGACCTCGGTGCTGCGCGAGGTGATGAAGGTGGACGTGGACGTCGCGGGCGGAGCAAACGAGGATGACGCGCACGGCGAAGACGACGTAGAGTGA
- a CDS encoding DUF3293 domain-containing protein — MNEDLWRAFEQATYGTREERFALSDAPSGRPSWANGTWGIVTAWNPSGERTPERLNEWRQGELRRGVEALGRSPLDGVNGEGEWEEASLIVVGASLREVRTLGARFDQAAVVWGVGRRVAVVACGDVGVRRAWV; from the coding sequence GTGAACGAGGACTTGTGGCGGGCGTTCGAGCAAGCCACGTACGGCACGCGCGAGGAACGCTTCGCCCTGAGCGACGCGCCGAGCGGAAGGCCTTCGTGGGCGAACGGGACGTGGGGCATCGTGACGGCTTGGAATCCGAGCGGCGAGCGTACGCCCGAGCGCCTCAACGAATGGAGGCAGGGAGAATTGCGGCGCGGGGTCGAGGCGCTCGGGCGCTCGCCGCTCGACGGGGTGAACGGTGAGGGCGAATGGGAGGAGGCGTCGCTGATCGTCGTCGGAGCGTCGCTGCGCGAAGTGCGGACGCTCGGCGCGCGGTTCGATCAGGCGGCGGTCGTGTGGGGCGTCGGGCGGCGCGTTGCCGTCGTGGCGTGCGGGGACGTCGGCGTTCGTCGCGCGTGGGTATGA